From a region of the Takifugu flavidus isolate HTHZ2018 chromosome 20, ASM371156v2, whole genome shotgun sequence genome:
- the bhmt gene encoding betaine--homocysteine S-methyltransferase 1 has product MAPAANKKGILERLDAGEIVIGDGGFVFALEKRGYVKAGPWTPEATVEYPEAVRQLHREFLRAGSDVMQTFTFYASDDKLENRGHAQRFTGTQINEAACDLAREVANEGNALVAGGVSQTPAYLSCKSEDEVKAIFKKQLDVFVKKDVDFLIAEYFEHVEEAEWAVQVLKATGKPVAATLCIGPEGDLNGISPGECGVRLVKAGAQIVGINCHFDPETCVKTVKMMKEGVEKAGLKAHYMSQPLAYHTPDCNCQGFIDLPEFPFSLEPRILTRWDMQKYAREAYNAGIRYIGGCCGFEAYHIRALSEELQAERGFYPAGSEKHGNWGSGLEIHTKPWVRARARRDYWEKLKPASGRPFCPSLSKPDSWGITKGHADLMQKKEATSQEEMKALFQKADKC; this is encoded by the exons ATGGCACCCGCGGCGAACAAGAAG GGCATTTTGGAGCGTCTGGATGCAGGAGAGATCGTTATCGGTGACGGAGGCTTCGTGTTTGCACTTGAGAAGAGAGGTTACGTAAAAGCAGGACCGTGGACACCTGAAGCCACCGTGGAGTACCCCGAAGCCG TGCGCCAGCTGCACAGAGAGTTCCTGAGGGCGGGCTCTGATGTCATGCAAACGTTCACTTTTTACGCCAGCGATGACAAACTAGAGAACAGGGGCCACGCTCAGCGCTTCACC GGGACACAAATAAATGAAGCAGCCTGTGACCTGGCCAGGGAGGTGGCCAATGAAGGCAATGCCCTGGTGGCAGGAGGAGTCTCTCAGACCCCAGCTTACCTTAGCTGCAAGAGTGAAGATGAGGTCAAGGCTATCTTCAAGAAGCAGCTTGATGTCTTTGTGAAGAAAGACGTGGACTTCTTGATTGCAGAG TACTTTGAGCATGTGGAAGAGGCTGAATGGGCCGTACAGGTTCTGAAGGCTACTGGGAAGCCTGTGGCCGCCACCCTGTGTATCGGACCAGAAGGTGATCTGAATGGAATCAGCCCCGGGGAATGTGGTGTCAGACTTGTCAAAGCTG GAGCTCAGATTGTGGGCATCAACTGCCATTTTGACCCAGAGACCTGTGTGAAGActgtgaagatgatgaaggAGGGCGTGGAGAAGGCTGGACTAAAGGCTCATTACATGTCCCAGCCGCTGGCTTATCACACTCCTGATTGCAACTGCCAGGGCTTCATTGATCTCCCCGAATTCCCCTTTA GTCTGGAGCCCAGGATACTGACCAGATGGGACATGCAAAAATATGCCCGGGAGGCCTATAACGCTGGTATCCGTTACATCGGTGGCTGCTGCGGATTTGAAGCCTATCATATCCGTGCCCTGTCTGAGGAACTGCAGGCTGAGAGGGGTTTTTATCCTGCTGGCTCAGAGAAACATGGCAACTGGGGCAGCGGTTTGGAGATTCACACAAAGCCTTGGGTCAGAGCCAG GGCTCGCCGTGACTACTGGGAGAAGCTGAAACCTGCTTCTGGTCGTCCCTTCTGCCCCTCTTTGTCAAAACCCGATAGCTGGGGTATCACCAAAGGCCATGCTGACCTGATGCAGAAGAAGGAGGCCACCTcacaggaggaaatgaaagctcTTTTTCAAAAGGCTGACAAGTGTTAG